A single window of Chryseobacterium shigense DNA harbors:
- a CDS encoding 6-pyruvoyl trahydropterin synthase family protein, with protein MIRITKIFTFETAHVLYNYDGKCKNMHGHSYKLFVTVKGRPVNDLENSKNGMVVDFGDIKSIVKSEIVDVWDHAVLVNALSPHKLLGEDLESKGHKVIYCSFQPTCENMLYAIAAKIKSKLPAEVSLAYLKLHETENSYGEWFAEDNK; from the coding sequence ATGATACGTATTACAAAAATTTTCACATTCGAAACAGCCCACGTGCTGTACAATTACGATGGGAAATGTAAAAATATGCATGGACATTCCTATAAGCTGTTTGTAACGGTGAAAGGAAGACCGGTTAATGATCTGGAAAATTCCAAAAATGGGATGGTAGTGGATTTTGGAGATATTAAAAGTATCGTGAAATCCGAAATTGTGGATGTATGGGATCATGCAGTCCTTGTCAATGCTTTATCTCCGCATAAGCTGCTGGGTGAAGACCTGGAAAGTAAAGGACATAAAGTGATTTACTGCAGCTTTCAACCCACTTGTGAAAATATGCTATATGCTATTGCTGCAAAAATAAAATCAAAACTTCCGGCTGAGGTTTCTCTGGCCTATCTTAAACTTCACGAAACTGAAAACTCCTATGGAGAATGGTTTGCGGAGGACAATAAGTAA
- a CDS encoding ComF family protein: MILDLFFPNRCIHCNRIIDADLLACSLCFEQIHFTHFDYFTENIIKERCKLLFPVENTYALMKFEENGLSRKLIHELKYKSRENAGKTLAGWTTERLDFKEEKPDMLVSVPLHPKKMKERGYNQLHLFTETLSAFYNIPFDHELVKRNHYSKAQALKDKKHRLETVNPFSISKSISGKHILLIDDVFTTGNTVSSIAWEILNAGDNRVSVLVMSVDA; encoded by the coding sequence ATGATATTAGATTTATTTTTCCCGAACCGCTGCATTCACTGCAACCGGATTATAGATGCAGATCTTTTGGCTTGCAGCTTATGTTTTGAGCAGATTCATTTTACTCATTTTGATTATTTTACTGAAAATATTATTAAAGAAAGGTGTAAACTCCTGTTTCCGGTTGAAAATACCTATGCTTTAATGAAGTTTGAGGAAAACGGCTTAAGCAGGAAACTCATTCACGAACTGAAATATAAAAGCAGGGAAAATGCCGGGAAAACCCTTGCCGGCTGGACAACAGAACGTCTTGATTTTAAAGAAGAAAAACCAGATATGCTGGTATCCGTCCCGCTCCATCCAAAAAAGATGAAGGAGAGAGGGTACAACCAATTACATTTATTTACAGAGACTTTATCAGCATTTTATAACATCCCATTTGATCATGAACTGGTTAAAAGAAACCACTACTCAAAAGCACAGGCGTTAAAAGACAAAAAACACCGCCTGGAAACAGTAAATCCTTTTTCCATTTCAAAATCTATTTCAGGAAAGCATATTCTTTTAATTGATGATGTTTTTACAACGGGGAACACGGTTTCATCAATTGCCTGGGAAATCTTAAATGCGGGAGATAATAGGGTAAGTGTTCTGGTGATGTCGGTGGATGCTTAA
- a CDS encoding acyl-CoA thioesterase: MNLMYQKQIQVTEEHIDRNNHVNNVQYVHWVEEIAGEHWESVKQKTDYPEDIWMLVDHHIQYKKQVYLGDIITVKTYPKAPEGIKQPRKVEFYCNDKLVVDSSTLWVLIDAKTQKMKRLESNWLDKLKG; encoded by the coding sequence ATGAATTTAATGTATCAGAAACAGATTCAGGTTACAGAAGAGCATATAGACCGGAACAATCATGTCAATAATGTGCAATATGTACATTGGGTAGAGGAAATTGCAGGCGAACATTGGGAAAGTGTAAAACAGAAAACAGATTATCCTGAAGATATCTGGATGCTTGTCGATCATCATATCCAATACAAAAAACAGGTTTATCTCGGAGATATAATTACTGTTAAAACCTATCCGAAAGCTCCTGAAGGAATTAAACAGCCCAGAAAAGTTGAGTTTTATTGTAATGATAAACTTGTTGTAGATTCAAGTACGCTTTGGGTTCTGATTGATGCGAAAACCCAAAAAATGAAAAGGCTGGAAAGTAATTGGCTGGATAAGCTTAAGGGATAG
- a CDS encoding helix-turn-helix domain-containing protein, protein MNSESDFIKTVFGLKLKQLRQKKNWSLQDLAVKTGLSKSYLNEIENGKKYPKHDKIIQLSESLGCTFDELVSTKLDKSLAPFNEILQSDFFKEVPLDLFGINKNNLISIISDAPKKVTAFINALIEISQNYNLGKERFYFAVLRSFQELYDNYFPEIEEKTVEFIKENGLDISKDLRASFLENILTEKFKYSIRSEDFEQFGTLDNLRSLFIPEQKLLLLNQKLEKDQRTFILAKEIGFNVLELKIRPNTYSWLDFGSFEEILNNFYASYFAGALLISRNQTIEKTTEFLLQHTWDPKSFEELIENFTDSPETFYYRLTNLLSSELGIKDLFYLCLVKKKNSDKIQILKELHLNHQQAPHANATNEHYCRRWIAVKNLHHLKENETLTDAQISHYKDQGVSYLVISTSQKNPFSDGSNRSYCLGILLNTQTTKKIGFVKSPSLKTINVGVTCESCSIADCEVRQAPPVRLEKEQFNLSMKNAIEKIRKQLTVDK, encoded by the coding sequence ATGAATTCAGAAAGTGATTTTATCAAAACGGTATTCGGACTGAAGCTAAAGCAGCTGAGACAAAAGAAAAACTGGTCTCTGCAGGATCTTGCCGTAAAGACAGGTTTGTCCAAATCTTATTTAAATGAGATAGAAAACGGAAAAAAATATCCGAAACATGATAAGATTATTCAGCTCTCGGAATCTTTGGGCTGCACTTTTGACGAATTGGTATCTACGAAACTGGATAAGAGCCTGGCGCCTTTCAATGAAATTCTTCAATCGGATTTTTTTAAGGAAGTCCCGCTGGATCTGTTTGGTATCAATAAAAACAATCTTATCAGCATTATCAGTGATGCTCCCAAAAAAGTAACTGCTTTTATCAATGCACTGATTGAAATTTCCCAGAATTATAATTTGGGAAAAGAACGCTTTTATTTTGCCGTACTCAGGTCTTTCCAGGAGCTTTATGACAATTACTTCCCTGAAATTGAAGAAAAAACTGTGGAATTTATTAAGGAAAACGGACTTGACATCAGCAAAGACCTGCGGGCTTCTTTTTTGGAAAATATTCTTACTGAAAAATTCAAATACAGCATAAGATCTGAAGATTTTGAACAGTTTGGCACCCTGGACAATCTGCGTTCCCTTTTTATTCCCGAACAGAAGCTTTTACTGCTGAACCAGAAACTTGAAAAGGACCAGAGGACATTTATTCTGGCTAAGGAAATAGGATTTAACGTTCTGGAGCTGAAGATCCGCCCGAACACTTATTCATGGCTGGATTTCGGCAGTTTCGAGGAAATTCTGAACAATTTTTATGCTTCATATTTTGCCGGAGCTTTACTGATCTCCAGGAATCAGACTATTGAAAAAACCACAGAATTCCTGCTCCAGCATACATGGGACCCTAAAAGCTTTGAGGAACTGATTGAAAATTTCACAGATTCTCCTGAAACTTTTTATTACAGACTTACGAATCTGCTTTCTTCTGAACTGGGTATTAAGGATTTGTTTTACCTGTGCCTGGTCAAGAAAAAGAATTCAGACAAAATCCAGATTTTAAAGGAACTTCACCTGAACCACCAGCAAGCCCCGCATGCCAATGCTACGAACGAGCATTATTGCCGAAGATGGATTGCAGTAAAAAACCTTCATCATTTAAAGGAAAATGAAACTCTTACGGATGCCCAGATCTCCCATTATAAAGATCAGGGAGTAAGCTATCTTGTTATTTCAACGTCACAGAAGAATCCTTTTTCAGATGGCAGCAACCGAAGTTATTGTCTTGGAATTTTATTGAATACACAAACTACAAAAAAAATTGGCTTTGTAAAGTCTCCGAGTTTAAAAACAATCAACGTGGGAGTTACCTGCGAATCCTGCAGTATTGCAGACTGTGAAGTGAGGCAGGCACCGCCCGTCCGACTGGAAAAAGAACAGTTTAACCTCAGCATGAAGAACGCTATTGAAAAGATCAGGAAACAACTGACAGTTGATAAATAG
- the aceA gene encoding isocitrate lyase translates to MKTRQEQIHALEQDWLNNPRWNGVKRTYTAEEVLKLRGSYNIDYTIATEMSKKFWDKLNNQDYVAGLGALTGNQAVQEVDAGLEAIYLSGWQVAADANLSGEMYPDQSLYPANSVPSVVKKINNALLRADQIQSVSGNGNKEYLVPIIADAEAGFGGNLNAFELMKQMIEAGAAAVHFEDQLSSAKKCGHLGGKVLVPTQEAINKLIAARLASDVLGVPSIIIARTDADAADLLTSDIDDRDKKFVTGERTSEGFYVVNNGVEQGIDRGLSYAPYADLIWMETSNPDLEQARRFAEGIHAQFPGKMLAYNCSPSFNWAARLSVEEMSSFREELAKMGYKFQFITLAGFHALNTAMFELALAYKERGMAGYSELQEREFALQQKGFRAVKHQSFVGTGYFDEIQNVVTNGSSATVAMKDSTETAQFH, encoded by the coding sequence ATGAAAACAAGACAAGAACAGATCCATGCTTTAGAACAGGATTGGCTGAATAATCCACGCTGGAATGGAGTAAAAAGAACATATACGGCTGAAGAAGTGTTAAAGCTTCGCGGTTCATACAACATTGATTATACCATTGCTACAGAAATGTCAAAAAAATTCTGGGACAAACTGAATAACCAGGATTATGTAGCCGGACTTGGTGCATTAACAGGAAATCAGGCTGTTCAGGAAGTTGATGCAGGATTGGAAGCAATCTATCTTTCAGGATGGCAGGTGGCTGCAGATGCAAACCTTTCAGGGGAAATGTATCCTGACCAGTCATTATACCCGGCTAATTCAGTGCCTTCTGTGGTCAAGAAGATCAATAATGCGTTGCTGAGAGCAGATCAGATCCAGTCGGTGAGCGGAAATGGAAATAAAGAATACCTGGTTCCTATTATTGCGGATGCAGAAGCCGGATTCGGAGGAAACCTGAACGCTTTTGAACTGATGAAGCAAATGATTGAAGCAGGTGCAGCAGCCGTACACTTTGAAGACCAGCTTTCTTCAGCAAAAAAATGCGGACATCTTGGAGGAAAAGTTTTGGTTCCTACTCAGGAAGCTATTAATAAACTGATTGCAGCGCGTCTGGCTTCGGATGTATTAGGTGTGCCAAGTATCATTATTGCAAGAACAGATGCGGATGCAGCAGATCTTTTAACTTCTGATATTGATGACAGGGATAAAAAATTTGTAACCGGAGAAAGAACTTCCGAAGGTTTTTATGTAGTGAACAATGGAGTAGAACAGGGAATTGACCGCGGTCTTTCCTATGCTCCCTATGCAGACCTGATCTGGATGGAAACCTCAAATCCCGATCTGGAACAGGCAAGAAGATTTGCAGAAGGAATTCATGCTCAGTTTCCGGGAAAAATGCTGGCGTATAACTGTTCGCCGTCATTTAACTGGGCAGCCAGACTAAGCGTGGAAGAAATGTCCAGCTTCCGGGAAGAGCTTGCCAAAATGGGTTATAAATTCCAGTTCATTACACTGGCTGGCTTCCATGCGCTGAATACTGCAATGTTTGAACTTGCTTTGGCTTATAAAGAAAGAGGAATGGCAGGGTATTCCGAGCTTCAGGAACGTGAGTTTGCTCTTCAGCAGAAAGGTTTCAGAGCTGTAAAGCACCAGTCTTTTGTTGGAACGGGATACTTTGATGAGATCCAGAATGTAGTAACGAATGGCTCTTCAGCAACGGTAGCCATGAAAGATTCCACAGAAACAGCACAGTTTCATTAA
- a CDS encoding reprolysin-like metallopeptidase, with protein sequence MSYARNNSTGSIEITDSNDYYPFGMNHLKTGNAYFGAGKYQNYKYQEQELQETGFYSFKWRNYMLDVGRFFNIYPLSEKYSYQSHYNFSENRVIDARELEGLEAKLIKDAEVNLQVSNNPFKLSVEYTPAKYELKANVIQGAFSNLDVQQKLSTVENNFKSKGFDLTIIQDSNATYNIDMTFPGQSVVVNNSDGTTTMGIVTGDAPQGNPITATVNAKDGNPDTITHEIGHTFGLPHIWESDSGVSNTPANINNRMNSYENPTTSMKGLGNEFNTNQIQTIKANSFRLKNK encoded by the coding sequence GTGAGTTATGCAAGAAATAATAGTACAGGAAGTATTGAAATAACGGATAGCAACGATTATTATCCATTTGGGATGAATCATTTAAAGACAGGGAATGCTTATTTTGGAGCTGGAAAGTATCAGAATTATAAATATCAGGAACAGGAATTACAAGAAACAGGTTTTTATAGTTTTAAATGGAGAAATTACATGCTGGATGTAGGAAGATTTTTTAATATATATCCTCTATCAGAAAAATATAGTTATCAATCACATTATAATTTCTCTGAAAACAGAGTCATTGATGCAAGGGAATTGGAGGGACTTGAAGCTAAATTGATAAAGGATGCAGAGGTAAATTTGCAAGTGTCTAATAATCCATTTAAATTGAGTGTAGAATATACTCCAGCAAAATATGAACTAAAAGCAAATGTTATTCAGGGGGCTTTTTCAAACCTAGACGTACAACAAAAACTTTCAACAGTGGAAAACAATTTTAAATCGAAAGGGTTTGATCTAACAATTATCCAAGATAGTAATGCAACTTATAATATTGATATGACATTTCCAGGACAATCTGTAGTTGTGAATAATAGTGATGGTACGACTACAATGGGAATTGTTACAGGAGATGCACCACAAGGAAACCCTATCACAGCTACAGTAAATGCAAAGGATGGAAATCCAGATACAATTACTCATGAAATAGGGCATACATTTGGCTTGCCACATATTTGGGAATCAGATTCTGGAGTTAGTAATACACCTGCAAATATTAACAACAGGATGAACTCTTATGAAAACCCAACGACTTCAATGAAAGGACTTGGCAATGAATTTAATACAAATCAAATACAGACAATCAAAGCAAATTCATTCAGATTAAAAAATAAATAA
- a CDS encoding UDP-2,3-diacylglucosamine diphosphatase has translation MLKTTINLEPGKKVYFASDQHFGAPSPKQSKAREEKFIRWMDEIKEDAQVLFLMGDLFDFWHEWKHVIPKGYVRVLGKIAELKDRGIHIYFFVGNHDLWMKDYLEEEIGCTVFYKKQYFEMGGKQFLLAHGDGLGPGDKGYKRMKKLFTNPVAQWFFKWLHPDIAMKVALYLSQKNKMISGEEDKAFLGEDKEFLIIYSKEKLKTQNIDYFIYGHRHLPMVLDLEQKAKYINLGDWISYFTYGVFEKDFELKTFADGTKKNYP, from the coding sequence GTGTTAAAAACGACCATTAATTTAGAACCTGGAAAAAAGGTGTATTTTGCCTCAGATCAGCATTTTGGTGCTCCTAGCCCTAAGCAAAGCAAAGCGAGGGAAGAGAAATTTATCCGCTGGATGGATGAGATCAAAGAAGATGCACAGGTTTTGTTTTTAATGGGTGATCTTTTTGATTTCTGGCACGAATGGAAACATGTTATTCCGAAAGGTTATGTGCGTGTTTTGGGAAAGATAGCAGAATTAAAAGACAGGGGAATTCATATTTATTTCTTTGTAGGAAACCATGATCTATGGATGAAAGACTACCTTGAAGAAGAAATAGGATGCACCGTTTTTTACAAGAAGCAGTATTTTGAAATGGGTGGAAAGCAGTTTCTGCTGGCTCATGGAGATGGTCTCGGTCCCGGTGACAAAGGCTATAAAAGAATGAAAAAACTGTTTACAAATCCGGTGGCACAATGGTTTTTCAAGTGGCTGCATCCCGATATCGCCATGAAGGTGGCATTATACCTTTCGCAGAAAAATAAGATGATCTCCGGGGAAGAAGACAAAGCATTTTTAGGAGAAGATAAAGAATTCCTCATCATCTATTCAAAAGAAAAGTTAAAGACTCAGAATATTGATTATTTTATCTATGGTCACCGCCACCTGCCTATGGTGCTGGATCTTGAACAGAAAGCAAAATATATCAATCTTGGCGATTGGATTTCCTATTTTACCTATGGAGTTTTTGAAAAAGATTTTGAGCTGAAAACCTTTGCAGACGGGACAAAAAAAAATTACCCCTAA
- a CDS encoding alpha/beta fold hydrolase: MKNLLLLHGALGHSDIFKPYEKELSKYFTIHSFLFSGHGNTELPENGISIEKYSDEVRAYLEKEDLQDVHVFGHSMGGYAALCCALRFPERINSVMTLGTKFEWTERQALKESKMLDPESILLKVPKYAEQLENQHGTKWKQLLPAIADMMISLGKNPPLNESSLWAITIPVQIMTGDKDNMVSIEESVNAYRSIPNAKLAILPDTKHPMEKVRPNLLFDLMKDFWNLS, translated from the coding sequence ATGAAAAATCTGCTTTTACTGCATGGTGCACTGGGACACAGTGATATTTTTAAGCCTTATGAAAAGGAACTGTCAAAATATTTTACCATTCATTCGTTTTTATTTTCAGGACATGGAAATACGGAACTTCCGGAAAACGGCATCAGTATTGAAAAATATTCTGATGAAGTAAGGGCTTACCTGGAGAAAGAAGATTTACAGGATGTTCATGTTTTTGGTCACAGTATGGGAGGTTATGCAGCTCTTTGCTGTGCTTTAAGGTTTCCTGAAAGAATTAATTCCGTTATGACTTTAGGGACAAAATTCGAATGGACCGAGCGTCAGGCTTTAAAAGAGAGTAAAATGCTTGATCCTGAATCCATTCTATTGAAAGTTCCGAAATATGCCGAACAGCTGGAAAATCAACATGGTACAAAATGGAAACAACTGCTGCCTGCCATTGCCGATATGATGATTTCGCTTGGAAAAAATCCTCCGTTGAATGAAAGCAGTCTTTGGGCCATTACCATTCCTGTACAGATTATGACCGGAGATAAGGATAATATGGTGAGTATAGAGGAAAGCGTAAATGCCTACCGGAGTATTCCGAATGCAAAACTGGCCATACTTCCGGACACAAAGCATCCTATGGAAAAAGTACGGCCAAATTTATTATTTGATCTGATGAAAGATTTCTGGAACCTTTCTTAA
- the upp gene encoding uracil phosphoribosyltransferase has product MNTTVLSKQFSLVNSWINELRNIDIQHDRMRFRRNMERIGEIAAFEISKGLEYKEVEIQTPLDKIKVQEIAVQPVITTILRAGVPLFEGILNYLDRADCGFVAAYRKHDANDYFSIKQDYLTCPNIEGRPLIVADPMLATGASLIEAIKDLLTNGTPTQLHIVAAIASRQGVETIEKAYPDAKIWVGAIDEGLTSKGYITPGLGDAGDLSYGEKLQR; this is encoded by the coding sequence ATGAATACAACTGTGTTATCAAAACAATTTTCTTTGGTAAACTCCTGGATCAATGAGCTTAGGAATATAGACATCCAGCACGATAGAATGAGATTCCGTAGGAATATGGAACGTATTGGTGAAATTGCAGCTTTTGAGATCAGCAAAGGACTCGAATATAAAGAAGTGGAAATTCAAACTCCTTTAGATAAAATTAAAGTTCAGGAAATAGCAGTTCAGCCGGTAATCACCACCATTTTAAGAGCAGGAGTACCTTTATTTGAAGGGATTCTGAATTATCTGGACAGGGCAGACTGTGGTTTCGTTGCCGCTTACAGAAAGCATGATGCGAATGATTATTTCTCTATCAAACAGGATTATCTTACCTGTCCGAATATCGAAGGAAGACCGCTGATTGTTGCTGATCCCATGTTGGCAACCGGAGCTTCACTGATCGAAGCTATCAAAGACCTTCTGACCAACGGAACACCTACGCAACTGCATATTGTGGCTGCAATAGCCTCCAGACAGGGAGTGGAAACCATTGAAAAAGCTTATCCTGATGCAAAAATTTGGGTAGGAGCCATTGATGAAGGATTGACCTCAAAAGGGTATATCACACCAGGTCTTGGTGATGCCGGAGATCTCAGCTATGGCGAAAAACTGCAACGATAA
- the der gene encoding ribosome biogenesis GTPase Der has translation MSNIVAIVGRPNVGKSTLFNRLLERREAIVDSTAGVTRDRHYGKSDWNGVDFTVIDTGGYDVGTDDIFEEEIRKQVQLAVDEATSIIFMMNVEEGLTDTDYEIYRLLRRSNKPIYIVINKVDSAKEELPATEFYQLGIDKYYTLSSATGSGTGDLLDDIVKDFPTTEYKDPFEGLPKITIAGRPNVGKSTLTNALLDVERNIVTDIAGTTRDSIQTLYNKFGHEFVLVDTAGMRRKSKVNEDLEFYSVMRSIRSIEYSDVVIVMVDATLGWESQDMNIFGLAQKNRKGIVILVNKWDLVEDKQTNTMRDFEKSIKDKIGQFHDIPILFISALTKQRILKAVEVAMQVYEDRKKKIKTSKLNEVMLPIFEQTPPPANKGKYIKIKYCVQLPTPSPQFVFFCNLPQYVKEPYKRFTENQLRKEFGFTGVPIEVYFRQK, from the coding sequence ATGTCAAATATTGTCGCAATCGTTGGGCGTCCCAACGTAGGAAAATCCACACTTTTTAACCGATTACTAGAAAGGAGAGAAGCTATCGTAGATTCTACAGCCGGTGTTACCAGGGACCGTCATTATGGGAAATCCGATTGGAACGGTGTAGATTTTACAGTTATAGATACCGGCGGATATGATGTAGGAACGGATGATATTTTCGAAGAAGAGATCCGCAAGCAGGTTCAGCTGGCAGTAGATGAAGCTACCTCTATCATTTTTATGATGAATGTAGAAGAAGGTCTTACTGATACCGATTATGAGATCTATCGTCTTTTAAGAAGATCAAATAAGCCGATCTACATTGTAATCAATAAAGTGGATTCAGCAAAAGAAGAGCTTCCCGCTACAGAATTTTACCAGTTGGGAATCGATAAATATTATACACTTTCTTCCGCAACAGGTTCAGGCACAGGAGATCTTTTGGATGATATCGTTAAAGACTTCCCGACAACAGAATATAAAGATCCTTTTGAAGGATTGCCTAAGATCACTATTGCGGGCCGTCCAAACGTAGGGAAATCTACTTTGACCAATGCTTTACTTGATGTGGAAAGAAATATCGTAACAGATATTGCAGGGACAACAAGAGACAGTATTCAGACCCTTTACAATAAGTTTGGGCACGAGTTTGTATTGGTAGACACTGCCGGGATGAGAAGAAAATCCAAGGTTAATGAAGACCTGGAATTCTATTCCGTAATGAGGTCTATCCGTTCCATTGAATATTCGGATGTGGTAATCGTTATGGTAGACGCTACATTAGGATGGGAATCCCAGGATATGAATATCTTCGGACTGGCTCAGAAAAACAGGAAAGGAATTGTAATTCTGGTGAACAAATGGGATCTTGTTGAAGACAAACAGACCAATACCATGCGTGACTTCGAAAAATCAATCAAAGATAAAATCGGACAGTTCCATGATATTCCTATTTTGTTCATTTCAGCCTTAACGAAGCAGAGAATTCTAAAAGCAGTGGAAGTTGCCATGCAGGTATATGAAGACCGTAAAAAGAAGATCAAAACTTCAAAACTGAATGAAGTAATGCTTCCTATCTTTGAGCAGACACCGCCACCGGCCAACAAAGGAAAATATATTAAAATCAAATACTGTGTACAGCTTCCTACGCCGTCACCGCAGTTTGTGTTTTTCTGCAACCTGCCTCAGTATGTGAAAGAACCTTACAAAAGATTTACTGAAAACCAATTGAGAAAAGAATTCGGGTTTACCGGAGTTCCGATTGAAGTATATTTCAGACAGAAATAA
- the aceB gene encoding malate synthase A, with protein METKTQLKIKAQKQFEEVFTQELTDFLVTLHQNFNQKRLALLEERKNTQQFFDQGNLPGFLSETEEMRNSSWTCAPLPDDLLDRRVEITGPVDRKMIINALNSGASTFMADFEDSSSPTWENCIQGQINLADAVRRNIDFTAENGKPYRLNEKTAVLQVRPRGLHLPEKHIEINGEEASGSLTDFGIYFFNNAEQLLKNGSGPYFYLPKLEHYKEARWWNEVFVFAQNYLEIPEGTIKATVLIETITASFQIDEILFELKEHSAGLNCGRWDYIFSFIKKFRNLPEFMVPDRDQVTMASPFMSAYSKRVIESCHKRNVHAIGGMAAQIPVKNDDEANEAAFEKVRKDKEREVKNGHDGTWVAHPALVSVAKEIFDQYMPQQNQIAKKLEYHIKETDLLEVPQGEITEKGVRKNINVGILYLESWLIGTGAAAIYNLMEDAATAEISRTQLWQWLKNDAKLDNDVTLTREMILQWEAEEIENIEKYVGEQRFKNGKFNLAKELFNELVFSEKFEEFLTLKAYPFIE; from the coding sequence ATGGAAACAAAAACTCAACTTAAAATAAAAGCACAAAAGCAGTTTGAAGAGGTTTTTACCCAGGAACTGACAGATTTTTTAGTTACTCTTCACCAGAATTTTAATCAAAAAAGATTAGCACTTTTAGAAGAAAGAAAAAATACACAGCAGTTTTTTGACCAGGGAAATCTTCCCGGATTTTTATCTGAAACTGAAGAAATGAGAAATAGTAGCTGGACTTGCGCTCCGCTCCCGGACGATCTGTTAGACAGAAGAGTGGAAATTACCGGACCGGTAGACCGGAAAATGATCATCAATGCATTGAATTCCGGGGCATCTACTTTTATGGCTGATTTTGAGGACAGCAGTTCGCCAACATGGGAAAACTGCATTCAGGGACAGATTAATCTTGCAGATGCAGTAAGACGTAATATAGATTTTACCGCTGAAAACGGAAAACCTTACCGGCTTAATGAAAAAACAGCTGTTCTTCAGGTTCGTCCAAGAGGGCTGCATTTGCCGGAAAAGCATATTGAAATCAATGGAGAAGAAGCATCAGGCTCTTTAACCGATTTTGGAATTTACTTTTTTAACAACGCAGAACAATTGCTGAAAAATGGGAGCGGTCCATATTTTTATCTGCCCAAATTAGAACATTACAAAGAAGCCCGATGGTGGAATGAAGTCTTTGTTTTTGCACAGAATTACCTGGAAATTCCTGAAGGTACCATTAAAGCTACCGTTTTAATTGAAACCATTACCGCTTCATTTCAGATTGACGAAATTTTATTTGAATTAAAAGAACACAGTGCCGGCCTGAATTGCGGAAGATGGGATTATATTTTCTCATTCATTAAAAAATTCAGAAACCTTCCTGAATTTATGGTTCCGGACAGGGATCAGGTAACAATGGCTTCCCCTTTTATGAGTGCTTATTCAAAAAGAGTGATCGAGAGCTGCCATAAAAGAAATGTTCATGCAATAGGGGGAATGGCTGCACAGATTCCCGTGAAAAACGATGATGAAGCGAATGAAGCCGCTTTTGAAAAAGTAAGAAAAGATAAGGAAAGAGAAGTGAAAAACGGCCACGATGGAACCTGGGTGGCCCATCCTGCTTTAGTTTCTGTAGCGAAAGAAATCTTTGATCAGTATATGCCTCAACAGAATCAGATCGCCAAGAAATTGGAATACCATATCAAAGAAACGGATCTGCTGGAAGTTCCGCAGGGTGAAATCACAGAGAAAGGGGTAAGGAAAAATATCAACGTTGGTATTCTCTACCTTGAAAGTTGGTTGATAGGAACTGGTGCTGCGGCCATTTATAACCTCATGGAAGATGCTGCTACCGCTGAAATTTCAAGAACGCAATTGTGGCAATGGCTGAAAAATGATGCGAAACTGGACAATGATGTTACTTTAACCCGCGAAATGATTCTCCAATGGGAAGCCGAAGAAATAGAAAACATTGAAAAATATGTAGGCGAACAGCGTTTCAAAAACGGAAAGTTCAATCTTGCCAAAGAGCTTTTCAATGAGCTGGTATTTTCAGAAAAATTTGAAGAATTCCTGACTCTGAAAGCATATCCCTTTATTGAGTAA